The following proteins are encoded in a genomic region of Brachypodium distachyon strain Bd21 chromosome 1, Brachypodium_distachyon_v3.0, whole genome shotgun sequence:
- the LOC100827241 gene encoding proline-rich receptor-like protein kinase PERK4, with protein sequence MASSDSSPPSTTPILATRASRRLSSSHKSSYGGLKLKPEQVALAGVGAALLLVAASCCFCCCRSKKKKSSSRPPPPYLDPAMRFYADTSGFKGDTTASYSPTPPHQWRVAPAPASPDTDSTAFSKSRLPPAMPPPPPVPAGAEKSAFSYADLAAATGGFSEANLLGQGGFGYVHRGELLLPSVTGKKKKKEKVAVAVKQLKAGSGQGEREFQAEVDMISRVHHRHLVSLLGYCIAGHHRLLVYAFVPNHTLEHHLHSASPPVDWPTRLRIAIGAAKGIAYLHEDCNPRIIHRDIKSANILLDDDFEAKVADFGLAKLSHGTETHVSTRVMGTFGYLAPEYALTGKLTEKSDVFSYGVMLLELLTGRRPSDRCHDGNGDDDDDNLVDWARPALARAQADGGYGALVDRRLRVEYDAAEAARVAACAAACVRHAGRRRPKMSLVVKALQGHVPLEALNVDAARGDTLSSVGSMPEFGNGGGYRRLGSGSGSSSTTASSTSSSSNYTAQMERIRNKAVAQPSPD encoded by the exons ATGGCATCATCCgattcctcgccgccgtcaacAACGCCGATCCTGGCGACCCGCGCGTCGAGGCGGCTGTCGTCGTCGCATAAAAGCTCCTACGGCgggctgaagctgaagcccgAACAGGTcgccctcgccggcgtcggcgcggcgcTGCTCCTGGTCGCCGCTtcctgctgcttctgctgctgccggagcaagaagaagaagtcgtcgtccaggccgccgccgccttacCTCGACCCCGCCATGCGCTTCTACGCCGACACCTCCGGCTTCAAag GGGACACCACGGCGAGCTAcagcccgacgccgccgcatCAATGGCGGgttgcgccggcgccggcctctcCGGACACGGACTCGACGGCCTTCTCGAAATCCCGCTTACCACcagcgatgccgccgccgccgccggtgccggcgggggcggagaAGAGCGCGTTCAGCTACGCAGAtctggcggcggccacgggcgGGTTCTCGGAGGCCAACCTGCTGGGCCAGGGCGGGTTCGGCTACGTGCACCGCGGCGAGCTCCTGCTACCGTCGGtgacggggaagaagaagaagaaggagaaggtggcggtggcggtgaagCAGCTGAAGGCGGGGAGCGGGCAGGGGGAGCGGGAGTTCCAGGCGGAGGTGGACATGATCAGCCGCGtgcaccaccgccacctcgtctccctcctcggctACTGCATCGCcggccaccaccgcctcctcgtctACGCCTTCGTCCCCAACCACACCCTCGAGCACCACCTCCATTCTGCCTCGCCGCCCGTCGACTGGCCCACCCGCCTCCGCATCGCCATTGGCGCCGCCAAGGGCATCGCCTACCTCCACGAAGACTGTAACCCGCGGATCATCCACCGGGACATCAAATCGGCCAACATCCTCCTGGACGACGACTTCGAGGCCAAG GTTGCTGATTTTGGGCTGGCGAAGCTGAGCCATGGCACGGAGACGCACGTGTCGACGCGTGTCATGGGCACCTTCGGGTACCTGGCGCCGGAGTACGCGTTGACCGGGAAGCTGACGGAGAAGTCGGACGTGTTCTCCTACGGCGTCATGCTGCTCGAGCTCCTCACGGGCCGCCGGCCCTCGGACCGCTGCCACGACGGCAAtggcgacgacgatgacgacaaCCTGGTGGACTGGGCgcggccggcgctggcgcGGGCGCAGGCTGACGGCGGCTACGGCGCGCTCGTCGACCGCCGGCTGCGCGTCGAGTACGACGCGGCTgaggcggcgcgcgtggcCGCCTGCGCGGCCGCATGCGTCCGCCACGCCGGGAGACGGCGGCCCAAGATGAGCCTCGTCGTCAAGGCGCTGCAGGGGCACGTGCCGCTCGAGGCGCTCAACGTGGacgcggcgcgcggggacACGCTGAGCTCCGTCGGCTCCATGCCCGAGTtcggcaatggcggcggctaCCGCCGGTTGGGGTCAGGGTCAGGCTCGAGCTCGACCACGGCGTCTTCtacttcgtcgtcgtcgaatTACACGGCGCAGATGGAGCGGATCAGGAATAAGGCTGtcgcccagcccagcccggATTAG
- the LOC100827548 gene encoding uncharacterized protein LOC100827548, translated as MAASPDRANDDLRRRLAVDTPPPPQIAREKQGLDTDMPLSPQWLMKEPSSQGTRSDATKTSGNGEDKKKDVFRASVLDGETGRRDRWRDDEREPNSGLRETNSVPRWTRWRETDKEHGDTRKVEKWSDDSSKYSVDGRRAPQERWGDNSNKEGNYDQRRDGKWSTRWCSNDKESENWRDRWGDSGKDGDSSREKGFSQFVSHGKDGNNHDKDTEKDDNISRSWKSSHPVGRGRGDSSYHPLQTSQKPSSMYGYGRGKPDNEPTGFTGSRGKITPGTSSTNTGSTGSSRPFHLGLLSDRPGGASGDRTAFRYSRMKLLDIYRTTSHVTDFKMPFDICEEGSAFMQEEILEPLALFAPTAEEATILKAIDKGEIINSGVYQVSKDGSVGKSNPDGVPSKQSKLGGRDDQPESTEDFKGEMAGTLRGPGNIDLPIRGDSLRTETPSYVVPQRSRVIGDHRLGPTTEFPQQIPIGFDQDSKVGMAGVDGFASHMQPYPNPESLSLYYKDPQGRIQGPFSGADIIGWFEASYFGIDLLVRVANAPPDAPFLMLGDVMPHLRAKARPPPGFSTAKPSDVLMPETPPTGKFVSSSSAHGGSAGVGIFNSGPGRNGGAVDAQNRFLESLMSNSVHGPSAETISMTGGLNEYGSSNFSNTAMAGGESANNMNYFLAQQRLLERQKQSQIPVPYWSGDGIPAAQTQTKATAPELSSQHSTLSSSMADPSRQAPQSQNIDLLAMLHSAEKPQAPGTNAGLPPWSNYPEARNLNPNVRLDLTQGALNMHQNLQNPQQIAAAVQQQSFMSQNQPPLAHLPHEKLLAEISQDPQLLHMFQQQYMLSQLQLQAQPPVTPQPQPQPQLSMLDKMILLQQQQQQQQQQQQQLQQLQLEQQQKLLMQQQQHLLPHVVPHGHSNQQLDDPYGSKHISSPAGDSMNLGVRKMQDVLEVDRILTAHGTQQGQQSSQPLMRGIDGVGLSQNTVPTIPLPHEIFVGAPSKEWYPQGIDQAEIKPILGSRSTDISSSALTETKVFPETPVDPKSEIVSSHISDRVKEMNISSENTLDAVELTTTTEVKVPDTQETKKAEKKKKQKKKQAAVDVGKGAPKTVPQQPRQEAEVDGSNQGVTKHDLPDDTEDLFWGSPVRGENSSRSVGPPLGFESSVVLPPKSLPEEYDVTRAEWEPSALSSDLHGAASHKGWKPTQGPRPKSLLEIQAEEQLRAQRVAVENAKLAVQATSVPSVPWNTMPTPSEQQFGGAGKSLGGQESIADSRNKRSQLHDLLAEEVLAMSSNADNENIGNANDVSFPPLSPAAVQPDAPAFDDTDFIEAKDSKKNKKKGSKSKGSAVKAPLPIASTDSSAFPVPTEKGKSSKQAQQEKEILPAPPSGPSFGDFVHWKTDQTNFVPAPAWSNDSAKVQKPLSLRDIQREEQRRSGIVQQQPPSPTPAKVSTNQRNPGNVPSRQASGSSPSKAAPVQTTSNASNRAKSNAEDDLFWGPSDHSKQDNKQSEFPSLSSQSKSSITKDQSALNRQKSQASKLPVSTAPTVNHTGKGKTEAGSKQTEAMDFRDWCDSEWSRLTGNNDISFLEFCIKQSTVEAEMLLRENVGSLDHNGQFIDRFLNYKAFLSAEVIEMAFRAPSTRGPRANLASAAKGGPSAEAEQDAGGKKKGKKGKKVSAAVLGFNVVSNRIMMGEIQNVD; from the exons atgGCCGCCTCCCCGGACCGAGCCAATGacgacctccgccgccgcctcgccgtcgacacgccgccaccgccccaGATCGCCAGAG AGAAGCAAGGCCTGGATACTGACATGCCCCTTTCTCCTCAGTGGCTTATGAAG GAGCCCAGTTCACAGGGTACACGCTCAGATGCTACAAAGACATCAGGGAATGGTGAAGACAAGAAAAAGGATGTCTTCAGAGCTTCTGTGCTTGATGGTGAAACTGGGCGCCGTGACCGTTGGCGTGATGACGAACGGGAACCAAATTCAGGTCTGCGTGAAACAAATTCAGTCCCTCGGTGGACTCGCTGGAGGGAGACAGACAAGGAACATGGCGATACCCGCAAAGTGGAAAAGTGGTCAGATGACTCCTCCAAGTATTCTGTGGATGGCCGTCGTGCTCCGCAGGAACGTTGGGGTGATAACAGTAACAAGGAGGGCAACTATGATCAACGCCGTGATGGCAAATGGAGCACGCGTTGGTGTTCCAATGATAAGGAGTCTGAAAATTGGCGTGACAGGTGGGGTGATTCAGGCAAAGATGGTGATTCTTCACGTGAAAAAGGTTTCTCTCAGTTTGTGTCACATGGAAAGGATGGCAACAATCATGATAAGGATACTGAAAAAGATGATAATATTTCCCGATCATGGAAGTCTAGCCATCCTGTTGGCCGTGGCCGGGGAGATTCATCTTATCATCCCTTGCAAACTTCACAAAAACCATCTTCTATGTATGGATATGGTAGAGGGAAGCCAGACAATGAGCCCACAGGTTTTACAGGTTCTCGTGGAAAGATTACACCAGGCACTAGTAGCACAAATACTGGCAGTACAGGATCCTCACGTCCATTCCATCTTGGTCTACTTTCTGACAGACCAGGTGGTGCATCGGGGGATCGCACGGCATTTAGATATAGTAGGATGAAACTGCTGGACATATACCGAACAACTTCACATGTTACTGACTTCAAGATGCCTTTTGATATTTGTGAGGAAGGGTCTGCATTTATGCAAGAAGAAATTTTGGAGCCTTTAGCATTATTTGCTCCTACTGCTGAAGAAGCG ACCATTTTAAAAGCAATTGACAAAGGGGAAATCATAAACAGCGGTGTCTATCAGGTTTCTAAAGATGGTTCTGTTGGGAAAAGTAATCCTGATGGGGTGCCTTCAAAACAATCTAAATTAG GTGGTAGAGATGATCAACCTGAAAGTACCGAAGATTTCAAGGGAGAAATGGCTGGAACTCTCAGAG GTCCTGGAAATATTGATTTGCCAATCAGAGGGGATTCCCTGCGTACAGAGACACCTAGTTATGTTGTTCCCCAAAGATCTCGGGTTATTGGAGACCATAGGCTTGGACCAACTACTGAATTTCCGCAGCAAATACCCATTGGTTTTGATCAAGATAGTAAAGTTGGGATGGCAGGTGTTGATGGGTTTGCCAGTCATATGCAACCCTACCCTAATCCAGAGAGTCTTTCTTTATACTACAAAGATCCACAAGGTCGTATTCAAGGCCCTTTTTCTGGTGCTGACATCATTGGCTGGTTTGAGGCTAGTTATTTTGGCATTGATTTGCTGGTTCGTGTTGCGAATGCACCTCCTGATGCTCCTTTCTTAATGCTTGGGGATGTTATGCCTCACTTACGAGCAAAGGCGAGGCCACCTCCAGGGTTTAGCACCGCAAAACCCAGTGATGTGCTAATGCCAGAGACTCCACCTACAGGGAAGTTTGTCAGCTCCAGTAGCGCACATGGTGGTTCAGCTGGTGTTGGGATTTTCAACAGCGGACCAGGCAGGAATGGCGGTGCCGTTGATGCCCAGAATCGTTTTCTGGAGTCACTTATGTCTAATAGTGTGCACGGTCCTTCAGCTGAAACCATCTCTATGACTGGAG GTCTGAATGAATATGGCAGTAGTAACTTCAGCAACACTGCGATGGCTGGAGGGGAGAGTGCCAACAACATGAATTATTTTTTGGCGCAGCAAAGATTGTTGGAGAGACAAAAACAGTCACAAATTCCTGTTCCGTATTGGTCTGGAGATGGTATTCCGGCAGCACAAACACAAACTAAAGCTACAGCTCCAGAACTGTCTTCTCAGCACTCTACACTATCCAGTTCAATGGCTGATCCATCTCGCCAAGCTCCGCAATCTCAGAATATTGACTTGCTTGCTATGCTGCATTCTGCAGAGAAACCTCAAGCACCTGGTACTAATGCTGGTTTGCCACCATGGTCAAACTACCCTGAGGCCAGAAATCTTAATCCTAATGTTCGTTTAGATCTCACTCAAGGGGCTCTTAACATGCACCAAAATCTGCAGAATCCTCAGCAAATCGCAGCTGCTGTTCAACAACAGAGCTTCATGTCACAGAACCAGCCTCCGCTAGCTCATTTGCCGCATGAGAAATTGCTTGCTGAGATATCTCAAGATCCACAACTGTTACACATGTTCCAACAACAGTATATGCTGTCACAACTGCAGCTGCAAGCACAGCCACCAGTGACACCTCAACCTCAGCCACAGCCACAACTCTCAATGCTGGACAAGATGATATTGctccagcagcaacagcaacagcagcaacaacagcaacagcagctgCAACAACTACAGcttgagcagcagcagaagttgttgatgcagcagcaacaacaccTGCTTCCTCATGTTGTACCTCATGGACATTCCAACCAGCAGCTTGATGATCCCTATGGGTCAAAGCATATTTCATCGCCAGCTGGTGATTCTATGAATCTTGGTGTTCGAAAAATGCAAGACGTTCTTGAAGTTGATCGGATTTTGACTGCCCATGGTACACAGCAGGGGCAACAATCTAGTCAGCCATTGATGAGGGGTATAGATGGTGTTGGTTTATCACAAAACACTGTACCTACCATACCATTGCCCCATGAAATTTTTGTGGGCGCACCTTCAAAAGAATGGTATCCCCAAGGAATAGATCAAGCTGAAATTAAGCCTATTTTGGGTTCCAGATCTACTGATATCAGCAGTTCAGCTCTTACTGAAACTAAGGTTTTTCCTGAGACACCAGTAGATCCAAAATCTGAAATCGTGTCGTCTCATATATCCGATCGCGTAAAGGAAATGAACATTTCCTCAGAAAATACCCTTGATGCAGTTGAGCTAACTACGACAACTGAAGTAAAAGTTCCTGATACACAGGAGACGAAGaaagcagaaaagaaaaagaagcagaagaagaaacaggCAGCCGTAGATGTTGGCAAAGGAGCTCCAAAGACAGTTCCCCAACAGCCAAGGCAAGAAGCTGAAGTTGATGGTTCAAACCAGGGTGTTACGAAGCATGATTTACCAGACGATACAGAGGATCTCTTTTGGGGTTCCCCGGTCAGAGGCGAGAACTCTTCTAGATCTGTTGGTCCTCCGCTGGGCTTTGAATCATCAGTGGTTTTGCCTCCCAAAAGTCTTCCTGAGGAATATGATGTTACCAGAGCTGAATGGGAACCTAGTGCTCTATCATCTGACCTTCATGGTGCAGCAAGCCACAAAGGTTGGAAACCTACCCAAGGACCTAGGCCAAAATCACTTCTGGAAATTCAAGCTGAGGAACAATTAAGAGCACAAAGGGTAGCTGTGGAAAATGCGAAGTTGGCCGTGCAAGCGACTTCTGTGCCATCAGTTCCTTGGAATACCATGCCAACACCATCAGAGCAACAGTTTGGGGGTGCAGGAAAATCACTAGGTGGCCAGGAAAGTATTGCTGACTCCAGGAATAAGAGAAGCCAGTTGCATGATTTATTGGCAGAAGAAGTTTTGGCAATGTCTAGTAATGCAGACAATGAGAACATTGGTAACGCTAATGATGTGTCTTTTCCTCCTCTGTCTCCAGCTGCTGTTCAGCCTGATGCTCCTGCTTTTGATGATACTGACTTCATTGAGGCCAAGGACtccaaaaagaacaagaaaaagggATCAAAGTCAAAAGGGTCTGCAGTCAAAGCCCCATTACCTATTGCTTCCACTGATTCATCAGCTTTCCCTGTACCCACTGAAAAGggaaaatcttcaaagcaagCACAACAAGAGAAGGAAATTCTACCAGCTCCACCAAGTGGTCCATCCTTTGGAGATTTTGTTCACTGGAAGACTGACCAGACAAATTTTGTGCCTGCGCCAGCTTGGTCTAATGACTCTGCAAAGGTGCAGAAACCTTTGTCTTTGAGAGATATTCAGAGAGAGGAACAAAGGAGATCAGGTATTGTCCAGCAACAACCGCCCTCACCAACTCCAGCAAAGGTGTCTACGAACCAAAGGAATCCTGGCAATGTTCCTTCCAGGCAAGCCTCTGGTTCTTCTCCATCAAAGGCAGCTCCTGTCCAGACGACTTCCAATGCTTCCAACCGTGCCAAGTCAAATGCCGAAGATGATCTGTTTTGGGGCCCTTCTGATCACTCCAAACAAGATAACAAGCA GTCAGAATTCCCAAGTCTGTCAAGTCAGAGTAAAAGCTCCATAACTAAAGATCAGTCTGCATTGAACCGTCAAAAGTCCCAAGCCAGCAAGTTGCCAGTTTCGACAGCTCCTACAGTTAACCACACTGGGAAAGGGAAAACGGAGGCAGGAAGCAAGCAAACAG AGGCTATGGACTTTAGGGATTGGTGCGACAGTGAGTGGTCCAGGCTCACTGGAAACAATG ATATAAGTTTCCTCGAGTTCTGCATAAAGCAATCGACTGTCGAAGCAGAAATGCTTCTCCGGGAGAATGTTGGCTCTCTTGACCACAATGGCCAGTTCATCGACAGGTTCCTTAACTACAAGGCCTTTCTGTCCGCAGAGGTGATTGAGATGGCATTCAGAGCCCCAAGCACCCGTGGCCCTCGTGCGAACCTGGCTTCCGCAGCCAAGGGAGGCCCAAGCGCTGAGGCGGAGCAGGACGCCggagggaagaagaaaggcaagaaggggaagaaggtgAGCGCAGCAGTCTTAGGATTCAACGTAGTCAGCAACCGCATCATGATGGGTGAGATCCAGAACGTGGATTAG
- the LOC100826067 gene encoding uncharacterized protein LOC100826067 isoform X2 has product MASHGSSTTVGEMESSLERVRRQLSSTSSRHILQGPLLKRSDTLRKWNERWIILDPATGKMEYKVVVAKALKGTLVSLDAADCQNTKDAVSISELRRKRSIFFAQKLPALQEHGATQLVLQAHKQAVNSLGGNGSAKLGTVATVVAVANSTAIEASKEVEAAMKISLRAALGSTTNKLTKGQLDDLTIMMETLRVKDDELHQLLQDIRARDSTIREITDKLQETAEAAETAASAAHSIDEGRRILSSELERLKKDQENQVELSLLRLKESEEKAKLLAEEREHLLKERDSALQEAQMWRSELGKARGNAVILEAAVVRAEEKARISAADAGMRIKEAMSRLESCTKEKEELLILVDTLRSQIQRQETNTKQVREERSDLCSTSKHMDMEDDNVDKACLSDTDLIPITENIVDLDDEGVDIRTIGDTEWENPHSSEVSDVREVTTEPEESSLDIPVDSQPVSENTFQG; this is encoded by the exons ATGGCCTCGCACGGGAGCAGCAcg ACGGTGGGGGAGATGGAGAGTAGCTTGGAGCGGGTGAGGCGGCAgctctcctccacctccagccgACACATCCTGCAGGGCCCTCTCCTCAAGCGATCCGACACG CTAAGAAAATGGAATGAGCGGTGGATTATACTTGATCCGGCAACTGGAAAGATGGAATACAA AGTTGTGGTGGCAAAAGCACTAAAAGGGACTCTTGTTTCACTTGATGCAGCGGACTGCCAAAATACGAAGGATGCTGTTTCT ATATCGGAACTCCGCAGAAAAAGGAGTATTTTCTTTGCGCAGAAACTCCCAGCGCTGCAAGAGCATGG TGCAACTCAGTTGGTCCTACAAGCTCATAAACAGGCGGTGAATTCATTGGGTGGAAATGGTTCTGCAAAATTGGGAACAGTTGCAACTGTTGTGGCCGTGGCCAATTCGACAGCAATTGAAGCATCCAAAGAAGTAGAAGCAGCGATGAAGATCTCCCTGCGAGCTGCTTTAGGCTCAACCACAAATAAACTTACTAAAGGTCAATTAGATGATCTCACAATCATGATG GAGACCCTTCGAGTTAAAGATGATGAGCTGCACCAGCTATTGCAAGATATCCGTGCACGTGATTCCACCATCAGGGAGATTACAGATAAATTACAGGAGACTGCTGAGGCAGCTGAGACTGCTGCCTCTGCTGCTCATTCAATTGATGAAGGGAGAAGAATTTTATCTTCCGAACTTGAACGTCTGAAAAAAGATCAGGAAAATCAAGTTGAACTGTCCTTGCTTAGG TTGAAGGAATCAGAAGAAAAGGCAAAGCTTCTTGCTGAAGAAAGAGAGCATTTACTGAAGGAAAGAGATTCTGCTCTTCAAGAAGCTCAAATGTGGCGCTCTGAACTTGGAAAAGCTAGAGGAAATGCTGTAATTTTAGAAGCCGCTGTTGTTAGAGCTGAAGAGAAAGCTAGGATTTCAGCAGCTGATGCCGGCATGCGGATCAAGGAAGCTATGAGCAGACTCGAATCTTGTActaaagaaaaggaagaactcTTAATTCTTGTTGATACTTTGCGATCACAAATACAAAG GCAAGAGACTAACACAAAACAAGTTCGTGAAGAGAGGTCAGATCTGTGCTCTACTTCAAAGCACATGGACATGGAAGATGATAATGTGGATAAGGCTTGCTTAAGCGATACAGACCTGATACCCATTACGGAGAATATAGTTGATTTGGACGATGAGGGAGTCGATATACGTACGATCGGGGACACTGAGTGGGAAAATCCTCACTCCTCTGAAGTGTCTGATGTAAGGGAGGTGACCACAGAACCTGAAGAAAGCAGCTTGGATATTCCTGTTGACAGCCAACCAGTTTCTGAGAATACTTTCCAAGGCTAG
- the LOC100826067 gene encoding uncharacterized protein LOC100826067 isoform X1, translating into MASHGSSTTVGEMESSLERVRRQLSSTSSRHILQGPLLKRSDTLRKWNERWIILDPATGKMEYKVCRSDTGVRGVIVFDSTSTVTLSPTNFHGLPKYEGCCFYIGTPQKKEYFLCAETPSAARAWVSTLHATQLVLQAHKQAVNSLGGNGSAKLGTVATVVAVANSTAIEASKEVEAAMKISLRAALGSTTNKLTKGQLDDLTIMMETLRVKDDELHQLLQDIRARDSTIREITDKLQETAEAAETAASAAHSIDEGRRILSSELERLKKDQENQVELSLLRLKESEEKAKLLAEEREHLLKERDSALQEAQMWRSELGKARGNAVILEAAVVRAEEKARISAADAGMRIKEAMSRLESCTKEKEELLILVDTLRSQIQRQETNTKQVREERSDLCSTSKHMDMEDDNVDKACLSDTDLIPITENIVDLDDEGVDIRTIGDTEWENPHSSEVSDVREVTTEPEESSLDIPVDSQPVSENTFQG; encoded by the exons ATGGCCTCGCACGGGAGCAGCAcg ACGGTGGGGGAGATGGAGAGTAGCTTGGAGCGGGTGAGGCGGCAgctctcctccacctccagccgACACATCCTGCAGGGCCCTCTCCTCAAGCGATCCGACACG CTAAGAAAATGGAATGAGCGGTGGATTATACTTGATCCGGCAACTGGAAAGATGGAATACAA GGTTTGTAGAAGTGACACAGGTGTCAGGGGAGTTATTGTATTTGATTCGACAAGCACTGTGACTTTGTCACCAACAAACTTTCA CGGACTGCCAAAATACGAAGGATGCTGTTTCT ATATCGGAACTCCGCAGAAAAAGGAGTATTTTCTTTGCGCAGAAACTCCCAGCGCTGCAAGAGCATGGGTATCTACTTTACA TGCAACTCAGTTGGTCCTACAAGCTCATAAACAGGCGGTGAATTCATTGGGTGGAAATGGTTCTGCAAAATTGGGAACAGTTGCAACTGTTGTGGCCGTGGCCAATTCGACAGCAATTGAAGCATCCAAAGAAGTAGAAGCAGCGATGAAGATCTCCCTGCGAGCTGCTTTAGGCTCAACCACAAATAAACTTACTAAAGGTCAATTAGATGATCTCACAATCATGATG GAGACCCTTCGAGTTAAAGATGATGAGCTGCACCAGCTATTGCAAGATATCCGTGCACGTGATTCCACCATCAGGGAGATTACAGATAAATTACAGGAGACTGCTGAGGCAGCTGAGACTGCTGCCTCTGCTGCTCATTCAATTGATGAAGGGAGAAGAATTTTATCTTCCGAACTTGAACGTCTGAAAAAAGATCAGGAAAATCAAGTTGAACTGTCCTTGCTTAGG TTGAAGGAATCAGAAGAAAAGGCAAAGCTTCTTGCTGAAGAAAGAGAGCATTTACTGAAGGAAAGAGATTCTGCTCTTCAAGAAGCTCAAATGTGGCGCTCTGAACTTGGAAAAGCTAGAGGAAATGCTGTAATTTTAGAAGCCGCTGTTGTTAGAGCTGAAGAGAAAGCTAGGATTTCAGCAGCTGATGCCGGCATGCGGATCAAGGAAGCTATGAGCAGACTCGAATCTTGTActaaagaaaaggaagaactcTTAATTCTTGTTGATACTTTGCGATCACAAATACAAAG GCAAGAGACTAACACAAAACAAGTTCGTGAAGAGAGGTCAGATCTGTGCTCTACTTCAAAGCACATGGACATGGAAGATGATAATGTGGATAAGGCTTGCTTAAGCGATACAGACCTGATACCCATTACGGAGAATATAGTTGATTTGGACGATGAGGGAGTCGATATACGTACGATCGGGGACACTGAGTGGGAAAATCCTCACTCCTCTGAAGTGTCTGATGTAAGGGAGGTGACCACAGAACCTGAAGAAAGCAGCTTGGATATTCCTGTTGACAGCCAACCAGTTTCTGAGAATACTTTCCAAGGCTAG
- the LOC100826067 gene encoding uncharacterized protein LOC100826067 isoform X3, producing the protein MLFLVIDIGTPQKKEYFLCAETPSAARAWVSTLHATQLVLQAHKQAVNSLGGNGSAKLGTVATVVAVANSTAIEASKEVEAAMKISLRAALGSTTNKLTKGQLDDLTIMMETLRVKDDELHQLLQDIRARDSTIREITDKLQETAEAAETAASAAHSIDEGRRILSSELERLKKDQENQVELSLLRLKESEEKAKLLAEEREHLLKERDSALQEAQMWRSELGKARGNAVILEAAVVRAEEKARISAADAGMRIKEAMSRLESCTKEKEELLILVDTLRSQIQRQETNTKQVREERSDLCSTSKHMDMEDDNVDKACLSDTDLIPITENIVDLDDEGVDIRTIGDTEWENPHSSEVSDVREVTTEPEESSLDIPVDSQPVSENTFQG; encoded by the exons ATGCTGTTTCT TGTTATAGATATCGGAACTCCGCAGAAAAAGGAGTATTTTCTTTGCGCAGAAACTCCCAGCGCTGCAAGAGCATGGGTATCTACTTTACA TGCAACTCAGTTGGTCCTACAAGCTCATAAACAGGCGGTGAATTCATTGGGTGGAAATGGTTCTGCAAAATTGGGAACAGTTGCAACTGTTGTGGCCGTGGCCAATTCGACAGCAATTGAAGCATCCAAAGAAGTAGAAGCAGCGATGAAGATCTCCCTGCGAGCTGCTTTAGGCTCAACCACAAATAAACTTACTAAAGGTCAATTAGATGATCTCACAATCATGATG GAGACCCTTCGAGTTAAAGATGATGAGCTGCACCAGCTATTGCAAGATATCCGTGCACGTGATTCCACCATCAGGGAGATTACAGATAAATTACAGGAGACTGCTGAGGCAGCTGAGACTGCTGCCTCTGCTGCTCATTCAATTGATGAAGGGAGAAGAATTTTATCTTCCGAACTTGAACGTCTGAAAAAAGATCAGGAAAATCAAGTTGAACTGTCCTTGCTTAGG TTGAAGGAATCAGAAGAAAAGGCAAAGCTTCTTGCTGAAGAAAGAGAGCATTTACTGAAGGAAAGAGATTCTGCTCTTCAAGAAGCTCAAATGTGGCGCTCTGAACTTGGAAAAGCTAGAGGAAATGCTGTAATTTTAGAAGCCGCTGTTGTTAGAGCTGAAGAGAAAGCTAGGATTTCAGCAGCTGATGCCGGCATGCGGATCAAGGAAGCTATGAGCAGACTCGAATCTTGTActaaagaaaaggaagaactcTTAATTCTTGTTGATACTTTGCGATCACAAATACAAAG GCAAGAGACTAACACAAAACAAGTTCGTGAAGAGAGGTCAGATCTGTGCTCTACTTCAAAGCACATGGACATGGAAGATGATAATGTGGATAAGGCTTGCTTAAGCGATACAGACCTGATACCCATTACGGAGAATATAGTTGATTTGGACGATGAGGGAGTCGATATACGTACGATCGGGGACACTGAGTGGGAAAATCCTCACTCCTCTGAAGTGTCTGATGTAAGGGAGGTGACCACAGAACCTGAAGAAAGCAGCTTGGATATTCCTGTTGACAGCCAACCAGTTTCTGAGAATACTTTCCAAGGCTAG